The window CCTGCGAATTTTTCATGTTGGTTGCGAGAAGTTCCACGGCGTTTTTGTACTTGTCCGGATCGACTGTTTTCAGAGAGCTTTCCGCCACCTCGCCTCTGATCAGGGAAATAGTGTGGACCCTGATCTGCTTAAGGTTCTGAACCAGCCGGATCGTTTCCTCTATCCGGTCCTGGTTTGTCGCGCAGAACACCGTGTTGATCCCCAGCTCGAAATGGGCATATTGACTTAAAAGCGGTGCGAGAGACTCATAACAGGACAGCACCTTTTTATAGGCCCCCGCGACACCACGTAACGCATCATGGATTTCTTCCGGCCCGTCCAGCGAGAGTTTGACCGTGACCACACTGTCCGGGCATCTCTTGAGGATAGCTTCCGTGTCGTGGTAGATCTTTTCCGGCAACAGACCGTTGGTCGGCAGCAGGATAATCGCGGGTTTGTTCCGGCGGTAGAAAAGTTCCGTTATTGCAACAAGCTCGTCGCGCAGAAATATTTCACCGCCTGAAAATGCGAGCCAGAGCAGAGTGCCGAGGGACGAAGAGATCTGCTCGATTTCCGGCAGGGAAAGCTCTCTGCCGGAGCTGATGTGGTCCCGTGAGAGATAAAAGCAGAAAGGGCAACGGGCGTTGCAGCGGCGGGTCAGAAAAAGAGTGAGATGGACTGGTTTTCTCTTCAGGAAAATAGAATCGATATGTCTGAAAGGGGAATAGGGCATGTTCGTTCACGAAGAGGTCTGCCCGCGGAAGGCGATGCCGGTGAGGGCGCCCGCCCCCACGGCCAGCGGATAGAGGAGGGTGAAATAAGATGCGGCACCAAGGGCCAGCTTCATTCCGCCGGTGGCATGAAAAAGTTCAAGCATTCCCTGGCAGACCAGCAGGTTGATAAAGAGCGGGACCAGAAGGGCTGCCGGGGGAATTGCGTCGGGCATGAGCAACCAGCCGACGGCGAGAAGGGCGAAGACGTGGAAGAGAATGACGGAGATCTTCAGTTCGAATGAAGCGGTGCCGGAATCGGTCAGCAGATCTTTGTGCAGGAGTGAATATCTGGTCCAGAACTTGGCCTTCCGGTAACCGTTGGCCATGGAGCTCGCCAGGGAAAACCCGAAGAAATGGCGGACCAGAATTTCCGGACGCATCCGTAATCGGCAGCCCTGTTGTTTGAGTCGGTGGCTGAATTCCACATCTTCGAGAATGGGCAGGAAATCCTCTCGAAACCCGCCTGAGTTCCGGAACGTCGAGGCGTCAAGGGCCATGGCGTGGGTTGCGATATAATCCGGATTTTCTGGATTCTTCAGTTCGGAATAATGGATGAACACCGACTGGAACAGGCTGAAGAAACCGGGGTCATGCGGTCTGCAGGTATAAGTGCCGCCGATGATGGTGTGAGGTTCCGCAAGGAGAACCGCCTGCTCCGCCAGGGTCAGGGTTTCGGGCAGGACCAGGCAGTCGCTATCGGTGAAGAAGAGGGTCCGACCGCGGCTGTTCCGGGCGCCCAGGTTTCTGGCCGCCGCGGCACCGCCATGCGCGTCCATTCTGATCAGACGGCAGGGGTATTCCTTGATTATGGCGACGGAGTTGTCGGAGGAGCAGTCATCGACCACGATGATCTCATAAGAGTCATGGTGTGAAGCGAGGAGGGCCTCCAGGCAGAGAGCGATGGTCTCGGCGCCATTGTGGTTGGGAACAATCACTGAGACCCGGCATTCCCCGGCGATTTCTTTTTTTATGTGAACTGGATCCGTCATTTTTCTAGCGGTGCCCTGCTCTCCGTTCTATCGTTCTGGCCGGTTCCGGCCATCTCTTTTTCTCATGTTGTCCGATTTGGGACAATCCTTCTCACTAAAATGCCTGTAAGGCTGTAATTCCACGAAATCAAGAGTGGTATGCATATTGCTACATTCAAGTTGCGTACCTGAAATCCCGGAAGATCTGGAAATGATGAAAAACAGATCCATATCATCTTTAGGGCAACCCAATGGAGGAAAGTTTATGAAATTGAAATTGAAAGTGTTGTTAACAGTCACGGCGTTTGTGATTACTTGTGCTGGAACCGCTATGGCAGCCCAGTGGGCCAACCCGGAACTTCTGGTTGATGCTGCGACTGTAAAGGAAAATATCGACAAGCCGGACTGGGTGGTGGTCGATACCCGCGAGCTTAAAGATTATGTACAGGGCCACATCCCCGGGGCGATCAGTCTCGGCAAGCCCGGCAAAAGCGCTTTTCGTGATCCGACGGCCAGGGTGTTTCAGGATGTCGGCAAGTATGAAAGCATGCTGGGTAAAGCGGGTATCGGCAACGATACCCATGTGGTTTTCTATCATGGTGATCTGAAGACCCTGAATGACGCCACGGTTGGTTTCTGGGTCATGGAATATCTCGGCCATGATAAAGTCCATGTGCTTGATGGCGGTCTCGAGGCATGGCGGAAGGCGGGGAACAGGCTTGACAAGGAGCCGACCATCAAAGCGGCCACAACCTTCAAGGCCAATGTCGTTCCAAGCCGCTACGCATCAACCGCTGAAATAGTCGCAATTGCCAATGGCCAGACCAAGGGGGTCCAGCTGATCGATTCACGGACGGAAAAGGAGTATGACGGCAGTGATATGCGCGCGTTGAACGGCGGCCATATCCCGGGTGCGGTGAGTATTTCCCATCTGACCACCCTGGTCAAGGTGAAAGACACAAAGACCGGCAAGATGAAAGAGACCGATGTCTACACCGCTGACTCAACGGGAAAACTCTTTGACTCTTTCGACAAAAACAAGCGAACCATCGCCTATTGTCAGACCGGAACCCGTTCCACCCTCACCTATCTGCAGCTCCGGCTGATGGGATTCAAAGAACCCGCCAATTGGGACGACTCGTGGCGGGTGTACGGTTCCGACTTGCATGCTGCGAACCTTATCGAGGCACCTAATGGCGTCCAGTGGTACAATTTCGACAAGGTCAACAAATCCATAAAGGATCTGGAGAAAAAGGTAGAGGCATTGGAGGCACAGGTAAAGAAATTGTCGGGAGGAAAATAAGGCAGTAAATCAATAAGGGTGAATTTGATTATGGTATCCCTGCTTTTTTTGCTTTTCCCTAACAGTTATTTTGCAAAAATTAAATTGTTTACTAGCCACACTCTGTGGTAGACGTATTCTGGTAATCATTGATTCTTGAGCATCAATGACTGCATGGGAACGTGTTAGCGGCACACTGGTATTCTTGCCTGGGCTATTTGAGCCGGAAAGAATTTGAAAGAATTTGAAAGAATATGGCTATGAAAAAGCAGCTGAGGAGGAGAAGGTTAATTTTTACCGGATTGCGTTGAATGAGTGGGCAATTGTATGCAGTTAACAACTAACATAAAAAGTGGAGAAATACCATGGCGCAAAAAGATGCAAATGTTGTTGTTGACAGCGGCCAAAGCCGCTGGTCGGACCTCTGGACCAAAGAAGATTATCTGGCTATCTGGCTCGGCTTTATAGTTGTTGCGGTGTGTCTGGTTGCGTATCTGGGATATTATCCGAAAGCAGATTACACCCAGAAGATCGATGCCGCAAAACAGATAAAAACCACTGAAGCGAGCCGGGCCCCATTCAAAACCATTGCCTGGCACAAAGCTGCCGGCGATGCAAAAAAACTTAAAGCCTCCAAAGACATGGCCTTTGGCAAATTCATATCCCACTGGACGAAACACCCCGGTTCATGGAAAACGAATCCGCTTGATGCCTTTATCATGACGGAAGCGCAAGCCAATGCCAAGAATGAAAAGGCGATGCCCGCCTATGAAGAGGCAAAGGCAAAAGCTGCAGCAAAATTGAGCGAGGCCAAGTCGGCCGAAGACGCTGCCGCCGGCGCCTCCTTTAAGGATCCGGCCCTCAATGATGCCGCCAAGGCCAAAATTGCCGACTGGCAGGCGGCAGAGAAAAAATCCTCATCTGCAAAAGCAAAGACAGCCAATAAACCTTACAACTACATCCCAACCCTGATCGGTCTGTGCGTTTTCATGATCATTTTCTTTGGTATCGGAGTGGCGATGATGGGTGAGAGTGTTCCCGGTTTTGGTACAGGATTCGTTGTCGTTTTCCTGGTTGCGGTATTGGCCTACATGCTTGGGGGGCAGTCCATTTCCAAGCAATATGGTTTTGGGGCGGAAGCATGGGCTGTTTTGCTTGGTATGGTGATTGCCAACACGATGGGCACACCCAAGTGGGCGCTGCCTGCCTGTAAAGTGGAGTTTTTTATTAAAACCGGACTCGTGCTGCTTGGTGCGGAAGTCCTCTTCAGCAAGATCATGTCCATAGGCATTCCCGGAATTTTTGTTGCCTGGGTGGTTACCCCGATTGTTTTGATAGGTACTTTTATTTTCGGGCAGACGGTTGTCAAGATGCCTTCAAAAACGCTCAACATTGTTATTTCCGCCGACATGTCGGTCTGTGGTACATCGGCTGCGATTGCGGCAGCCGCAGCCTGCAGGGCGAAAAAAGAGGAGCTGACCCTGTCCATCGGCCTGTCCCTGGTCTTCACCGCAATCATGATGATTGCCATGCCGGCATTCATCAAGGCAGTCGGGATGCCGGAAATTCTGGGCGGGGCCTGGATGGGCGGGACGATTGACGCCACCGGGGCGGTTGCCGCCGCCGGGGCCTTCCTTGGTGAAAAAGCCCTGTATGTGGCAGCAACCATCAAAATGATCCAGAACGTCATGATTGGCGTCAGCGCCTTCTTTATCGCTCTCTACTGGTGCATGAAGGTGGAAGCGGACGAATGTAATCGGCCGACTGTAGGCGTTGGTGAGATCTGGCACCGTTTCCCTAAGTTCGTGATTGGCTTTCTTGCCGCATCTATCCTGTTTTCGCTTCTTGACAGTAATCTGGGGAAAGATATGAGCGGCGCTCTCATCGACCAGGGAGTTGTCCGCGGTGGAACCCGTCTTCTGCGCAGTTGGTTCTTCGCCCTGTCCTTCGCTGCTATCGGCCTTTCCACCAACTTTCGGGAACTTTCAAAATATTTTAAGGGAGGCAAGCCGCTGATCCTTTACGTTTGTGGTCAGAGTTTCAATCTGGTCCTTACTCTTACGATGGCCTATATCATGTTTTATCTGGTATTTCCCGAAATCACCGCCAACATTTAACGGTACCCGTTAAACTACTGAACCGGGGGGTATTCCTCCCGGTTCAGTTCCGGAATATGAAGCCCACAGACCACAAAAGCATGCTGCAAAGATTGCGTCTATTCTGCCTTGTTCTTGGCGCTGCACTGGTGTTTGTATATGTGTTTTTACCGTATCTGACCAACTCAGTCGGCATCCTTAAGCGGATGTCCGTTTATCTCGATGAGAATGGAATCGATCCCACCCGTTACTATTACACCGATGTTGAACAGGTTGAAGAGGCCGAACAGTACCTGCAGTCTGTCCTTGAGGTGACCAGCCGGGAGGCGGGTCTCCTCCGGCTGAGGCTGACAGGTTTTCCCGGCTCACCACTCAACCGCCTGAGGGGCAAAAGTGATTCGGGCGGCAGCAAATGAAAGCCTCCGCTCTTTCTTGATGACCCAGTTCCGCTCACTTCGGCATGATAGAGACAGAGCAGCCATCTCCGGTGGTGACGTTTATTCGAAACTCCATGGAAAATAAAAAGAATCTACTTTTCAACTACGAGCAATCCCTGGCTCGCCAGCTCGCTGGTCGGATAATCGACAAACCCGCTCCTGATATCTGGATGATATTCATCCCGATTCTTTTCGTTTTCCACATATGGAAGGTCAGACAATATTCTCATGCGGTCAATGCTTTTGTAGAGAACCATCTCACCTCAAGGCGTCGCGCCCTTGAAATCGCGTTTGAAGCCCTGCAAAACGGCAATCCGCCGACGATTGATCTCCTGGTGGAAAAAGCAGGCGATATCCCATCCAGTGCCAAACCCCTGTACCGTAAGTGGTTGTCGCTTCTTGTCGATCACTACACCGGCCTTCTGGTTGCGTCCGGAGAGAGTCATCAAGAGTTGAAGAGAGACTGTTATCGCGATAAGGACAGTTATCTGCAG of the Pseudomonadota bacterium genome contains:
- a CDS encoding NF038143 family protein, coding for MENKKNLLFNYEQSLARQLAGRIIDKPAPDIWMIFIPILFVFHIWKVRQYSHAVNAFVENHLTSRRRALEIAFEALQNGNPPTIDLLVEKAGDIPSSAKPLYRKWLSLLVDHYTGLLVASGESHQELKRDCYRDKDSYLQFCHALNESEKAFNAALLPVIEGDQQDIHCILDRINENIAALRFREVEEIFGSAD
- a CDS encoding radical SAM protein, producing MPYSPFRHIDSIFLKRKPVHLTLFLTRRCNARCPFCFYLSRDHISSGRELSLPEIEQISSSLGTLLWLAFSGGEIFLRDELVAITELFYRRNKPAIILLPTNGLLPEKIYHDTEAILKRCPDSVVTVKLSLDGPEEIHDALRGVAGAYKKVLSCYESLAPLLSQYAHFELGINTVFCATNQDRIEETIRLVQNLKQIRVHTISLIRGEVAESSLKTVDPDKYKNAVELLATNMKNSQDGGYRFRGGRLKAAQDIIQRRLIHKTATENKAQLPCLAGKLSLVVTETGDVYPCESFADKLGNVRDDGYDLMRILEDRRSTDTLAAIRQRGCCCTHECNMMMNILFNPGQYPALLKEYLRL
- a CDS encoding glycosyltransferase, with protein sequence MTDPVHIKKEIAGECRVSVIVPNHNGAETIALCLEALLASHHDSYEIIVVDDCSSDNSVAIIKEYPCRLIRMDAHGGAAAARNLGARNSRGRTLFFTDSDCLVLPETLTLAEQAVLLAEPHTIIGGTYTCRPHDPGFFSLFQSVFIHYSELKNPENPDYIATHAMALDASTFRNSGGFREDFLPILEDVEFSHRLKQQGCRLRMRPEILVRHFFGFSLASSMANGYRKAKFWTRYSLLHKDLLTDSGTASFELKISVILFHVFALLAVGWLLMPDAIPPAALLVPLFINLLVCQGMLELFHATGGMKLALGAASYFTLLYPLAVGAGALTGIAFRGQTSS
- a CDS encoding putative sulfate exporter family transporter, giving the protein MAQKDANVVVDSGQSRWSDLWTKEDYLAIWLGFIVVAVCLVAYLGYYPKADYTQKIDAAKQIKTTEASRAPFKTIAWHKAAGDAKKLKASKDMAFGKFISHWTKHPGSWKTNPLDAFIMTEAQANAKNEKAMPAYEEAKAKAAAKLSEAKSAEDAAAGASFKDPALNDAAKAKIADWQAAEKKSSSAKAKTANKPYNYIPTLIGLCVFMIIFFGIGVAMMGESVPGFGTGFVVVFLVAVLAYMLGGQSISKQYGFGAEAWAVLLGMVIANTMGTPKWALPACKVEFFIKTGLVLLGAEVLFSKIMSIGIPGIFVAWVVTPIVLIGTFIFGQTVVKMPSKTLNIVISADMSVCGTSAAIAAAAACRAKKEELTLSIGLSLVFTAIMMIAMPAFIKAVGMPEILGGAWMGGTIDATGAVAAAGAFLGEKALYVAATIKMIQNVMIGVSAFFIALYWCMKVEADECNRPTVGVGEIWHRFPKFVIGFLAASILFSLLDSNLGKDMSGALIDQGVVRGGTRLLRSWFFALSFAAIGLSTNFRELSKYFKGGKPLILYVCGQSFNLVLTLTMAYIMFYLVFPEITANI